From a region of the Dictyostelium discoideum AX4 chromosome 2 chromosome, whole genome shotgun sequence genome:
- a CDS encoding P-type ATPase, giving the protein MAISLDGCNCNCIKCSCNDLLQGLIETENKSTTCCSSPIIGQQQKPNESNGCKCESGSCGDSGVESDGQQQQQSTVERKCCPISGLIENTFFRFYIPQLKGNEELVETIKQTLQEISTDVIYVNIDYTNQIVQVECSVDRYLFKILKQFKSLNLEVAAIQSKECPELMESMENTPLLNDGSILQSPINNNNNNNNNNDGDYNSRERVFEIKGMKCEVGCANRIEATLLQNKNIHSVKINFKTKQLFVIASVNDRTIRKTIEKLGFKCQKQKQQQQQTSTVTSPLLLDYSNSSSSSSLNDISSITKSPFEPISSSDEEVVEINNNNKYNNSTSIEMESIDIKIDNNNNNNKLELIEIISIGVFGMTCASCVGMVEHSIKSVDGVIECNVNLLAERAEIKYNSSICKDVKEIQESIEILGFETKLIQQSKAGTFHLKLLNYQEKQSNKLNDEQPLLLFDDLKIKFQGISNLEIIKQHSSSSSQKKNKKNKNSGDQIVLLKVDGDSYQIGARVIMKSLKLDYDIDSELFNPETDDIKNSLMRKREIKKWKHLFIFSISWTLPLIIIAMILVPIKSIKFLHYQLADGFPVEALIGFILATPVQFISGATFYKVSYAAVKNLHGNMDLLVAVGSTCAYVYSVISIIIGIVNPMYEAMHFFETSASLITFIILGRWLENIAKGHTSSAIVKLMNLQSKETTLVTLRNQDNYNGSSTAPIIIESEEIIQSSLISYGDLLKVIPGQSIPTDGIVINGSSSCDESMITGESIPVLKKVNDSVTGGTLNLDGVLIIKANKIGSENTLSQIIGLVQQAQTSKAPIQQLADTISKYFVPIILLLGLITFGIWIAVTETNSVSAEWRHNTSPFLYSFLTAISVIVIACPCALGLATPTAVMVGTGVGASIGILIKGGKPLETAHKATAILFDKTGTITTGKMNVTDYRVNHQSNNNDNNNNNNSAPKEEEDKLFFKIVGAAESGSEHPIGKAIVQFCKQTLTTKGADPIGSPMIQDYQFPPVSDFKGIAGRGLSCIVDSLIQCKIGNLSFMKDNSINVPIEFVELAQSWETNGKTVIYVSYGDSNDDNDTTSTTTILFKGIMSISDIPRDDSKRAIKKLKSMGLKCYMVTGDNKRAAKFIANQVGIDEDHIYSEVIPKEKAEKVSDLQASGNVVCFVGDGVNDSPALSQADVGISVATGTDIAIESSSIVLLKNSLTDVYRSIHLSRVVFRRIKINFTLALIYNLCAVPLAAGLFRVIFGVSLPPMAAAAAMVVSSLSVLSSSLLLKLYSSPN; this is encoded by the exons atggcaaTTTCACTTGACGGATGTAATTGCAATTGTATTAAATGTTCATGTAATGATCTTTTACAAGGATTAATTGAAACTGAAAATAAATCCACAACATGTTGTTCTTCACCAATCATTggacaacaacaaaaaccaaACGAAAGTAATGGTTGTAAATGTGAAAGTGGAAGTTGTGGAGATAGTGGTGTTGAAAGTGAtggacaacaacaacaacaatctacAGTTGAAAGAAAATGTTGTCCAATTTCaggattaattgaaaatacatTTTTCAGATTCTACATTCCACAATTAAAAGGTAATGAAGAATTGGTTGAAACTATTAAACAAACATTACAAGAGATTTCAACCGATGTTATCTATGTAAACATTGATTATACCAATCAAATAGTTCAAGTTGAATGTAGTGTCGAtcgttatttatttaaaattttaaaacaatttaaatctttaaatttagaagTTGCTGcaattcaatcaaaagaATGTCCAGAATTAAtg gaatcaATGGAAAATacaccattattaaatgatggtAGTATATTACaatcaccaattaataataataataataataataataataatgatggtgattaTAATAGTAGAGAAAgagtatttgaaattaaaggtATGAAATGTGAAGTTGGTTGTGCCAATAGAATTGAAGCAAcattattacaaaataaaaatattcattcagttaaaatcaattttaaaaccaaacAATTATTCGTTATTGCAAGTGTAAATGATAGAACCATTagaaaaacaattgaaaaattggGTTTTAAATGTCAAAAACaaaagcaacaacaacaacaaacatcAACAGTTacttcaccattattattagattattcaaattcatcatcttcatcatcattaaatgatattaGTAGTATTACTAAATCTCCATTTGaaccaatttcatcatcagatGAAGAAgttgttgaaattaataataataataaatataataattcaacatcaattgaaatggaatcaattgatattaaaattgataataataataataataataaattagaattaattgaaataatatcaattggTGTATTTGGTATGACATGTGCATCATGTGTTGGTATGGTCGAACATAGTATTAAAAGTGTTGATGGTGTAATTGAATGTAATGTTAATTTATTGGCCGAAAGAgctgaaattaaatataattcatCGATTTGTAAAGATGTTAAAGAAATTcaagaatcaattgaaatattaggatttgaaactaaattaattcaacaatcAAAAGCTGGTacttttcatttaaaacttttaaattatcaagaaAAACAATCCAATAAACTAAATGATGAacaaccattattattatttgatgatttaaaaattaaatttcaaggtatttcaaatttagaaattattaaacaacactcatcatcatcatcacaaaagaaaaataaaaaaaataaaaatagtggtgatcaaattgttttattaaaagttgatGGTGATTCATATCAAATCGGAGCAAGAGTTATaatgaaatcattgaaattaGATTATGATATTGATagtgaattatttaatccaGAGACTGATGATATTAAGAATTCGTTAATGAGAAAGAGAGAAATTAAGAAATGGAAACATTTATtcatattttcaatatcatgGACATTGccattgattattattgCAATGATATTGGTACCGATAAAGAGTATTAAATTCTTACATTATCAATTAGCTGATGGGTTCCCAGTTGAAGCATTGATAGGTTTCATTTTAGCAACCCCTGTCCAATTTATAAGTGGTGCTACATTTTATAAAGTTTCATATGCTGCCGTTAAAAATTTACATGGTAATATGGATTTATTAGTTGCAGTTGGTTCAACATGTGCCTATGTTTATTCAGTAATTTCAATTATCATTGGTATAGTAAACCCAATGTATGAAGCAATGCATTTCTTTGAAACTTCTGCAAGTTTAATTACATTCATTATTCTTGGTAGATGGTTAGAAAATATTGCAAAGGGTCATACTTCATCAgcaattgtaaaattaatgaatttacaATCAAAAGAAACCACATTAGTTACATTAAGAAATCAAGATAATTACAATGGCTCATCAACTGCACCAATTATAATTGAATCTGAAGAAATTATacaatcatcattaatttcatatggtgatttattaaaagttaTACCAGGTCAATCAATTCCAACTGAtggtattgttattaatggTTCATCATCATGTGATGAAAGTATGATCACTGGTGAGAGTATACCAGTATTGAAGAAAGTTAATGATTCAGTTACTGGTGGTACATTGAATTTGGATggtgttttaattattaaggCAAATAAAATCGGTAGTGAGAATACATTATCACAAATCATTGGGTTAGTTCAACAAGCTCAAACTTCAAAAGCaccaattcaacaattaGCAGATACAATCTCAAAATATTTCGTACCAATCATTCTATTATTAGGTTTAATTACATTTGGTATTTGGATAGCTGTAACCGAGACAAATTCAGTATCTGCTGAATGGAGACATAATACATCACCATTCCTATACTCATTCTTAACTGCAATCTCTGTAATTGTAATTGCATGTCCATGTGCATTAGGTTTAGCAACCCCAACTGCTGTTATGGTTGGTACTGGTGTTGGTGCTTCAATTggtatattaattaaaggtGGTAAACCATTAGAAACTGCTCATAAAGCAACtgcaattttatttgataaaactGGTACAATTACAACTGGTAAAATGAATGTAACTGATTATCGTGTAAACCATCAATCAAACAACAAcgataacaacaacaacaacaactctGCTccaaaagaagaagaagataaattattttttaaaattgttggtGCAGCTGAAAGTGGTTCAGAACATCCAATTGGTAAAGCAATTGTACAATTTTGCAAACAAACTTTAACCACCAAAGGTGCAGATCCAATTGGTTCGCCAATGATTCAAGATTATCAATTCCCACCAGTTTCAGATTTTAAAGGTATTGCTGGTAGAGGTTTATCATGTATTGTAGATTCATTAATTCAATgtaaaattggtaatttatcatttatgaaagataattcaattaatgtaCCAATTGAATTCGTTGAATTAGCTCAATCATGGGAAACAAATGGTAAAACTGTAATTTATGTTTCATATGGTGATAGCAATGATGACAATGATACCACTAGTACCACcactattttatttaaaggtATAATGTCAATTTCAGATATACCAAGAGATGATTCAAAAAGAgcaataaagaaattaaaatcaatgggATTAAAATGTTACATGGTAACAGGTGATAATAAAAGAGCAGCTAAATTCATTGCAAATCAAGTTGGCATTGATGAAGATCATATCTATTCAGAGGTTATACCAAAAGAGAAAGCAGAGAAAGTTTCAGATTTACAAGCTAGTGGTAATGTAGTTTGTTTCGTTGGTGATGGTGTTAATGATTCACCTGCATTGTCACAAGCTGATGTTGGTATTTCAGTTGCAACTGGTACTGATATCGCTATTGAATCATCTTCAATcgttttattgaaaaattcaCTCACTGATGTTTATCGTTCAATTCATTTATCGAGAGTAGTTTTCCgtagaattaaaattaatttcacatTAGCTTTAATCTATAATCTTTGTGCTGTTCCACTAGCCGCTGGTTTATTTAGAGTAATCTTTGGTGTGTCTTTACCACCAATGGCTGCTGCTGCTGCAATGGTagtttcttcattatcagttttatcttcttcattattattaaaactttattcttcaccaaattaa